In Halichondria panicea chromosome 17, odHalPani1.1, whole genome shotgun sequence, a single window of DNA contains:
- the LOC135351300 gene encoding mucin-2-like, producing the protein MTPAPSTSIAPLTQVTQVTSLTDEPDIMTPEPSTTTTSLTQVTSFTDEPHIIFPVTTATVLSTDIMTVSPTTTPLTENTPPPAALDTTSVVTGFVTALILIMVLATTIIVVLLAVVIRIKKNKRPSVEKSHINDDKLERSVSTATRVTELVPTEEPLYSCIESTSDYSHISVRTNNPEIVTAKLKVTPESGLRTALNEAYGMFESIEVSKTNTELECAVDNNKTAMECDGPVTVRNEAYGRLTEDSVTGDDYYVNEGMGGINEVTMTTNEAYGTTKQPQMAKLPTTILPILQLYHMIHPRY; encoded by the exons ATGACACCTGCACCTTCAACCTCAATCGCCCCCCTCACACAAGTCACACAAGTCACATCCCTCACTGATGAACCAGACATAATGACACCGGAACCTTCAACCACAACCACCTCCCTCACACAAGTCACATCCTTCACTGATGAACCACACATTATATTTCCTGTCACTACAGCAACTGTTT TAAGCACAGACATAATGACAGTATCGCCCACAACCACCCCCCTTACTGAGAACACACCCCCTCCTGCCGCACTAGATACCACTAGCGTGGTGACAGGGTTTGTGACCGCTTTGATACTGATTATGGTCCTAGCTACGACTATAATTGTGGTTCTACTGGCTGTGGTTATTAGGATAAAGAAGAACAAGAGACCAAGTGTGGAAAAGAGTCACATAAACG ATGACAAGCTTGAACGGTCGGTGAGCACAGCAACAAGAGTAACAGAGCTAGTCCCAACTGAAGAGCCCCTCTACAGTTGCATAGAGTCGACAAGTGACTATAGCCACATTTCTGTACGTACAAATAATCCCGAAATTGTTACAGCAAAATTGAAAGTTACACCTGAATCAGGTCTACGAACAGCGTTAAACGAAGCTTACGGAATGTTTGAAAGTATTGAAGTCTCAAAGACTAATACAGAATTAGAGTGTGCAGTTGATAATAACAAGACCGCAATGGAATGTGATGGACCAGTGACTGTCAGGAATGAAGCGTACGGAAGACTAACAGAGGATTCTGTAACAGGAGATGATTACTACGTGAACGAGGGAATGGGAGGGATAAATGAAGTAACCATGACAACAAACGAAGCATACGGCACAACCAAGCAACCACAAATGGCTAAGTTACCTACGACTATATTGCCAATCCTTCAGCTGTATCACATGATCCACCCACGATACTAA